One Roseimaritima multifibrata DNA window includes the following coding sequences:
- a CDS encoding PTS sugar transporter subunit IIA has product MKSIHLAISKGSCLLNLAGRSMPDILESSVDYLVQSGRLAEELRDVVTEGLRNREQQDSTVIGHGCAVPHMYDDRIAEPTLLFVRLRHPVNLGAPDGVATQFLFVMIGPTDQTSAHLDLMSNIARLMSDNEFGYQAAQATSQQAVLDAIEQHVERHELRAAPPTQEISAGLRVGGRPFAGIAADLRRRIPHYIDDFKSGFQGKCVASIVFMFFACLAPAVTFGGVLGDYTGGQIGAIEMLVATAGCGIFYALFAGQPLIILGGVGQILIFTVILFRLCEDMDLADHFLGVYGWIGLWTALFTILLAVTNASNLMKYFTRFTDEIFSVLMSLIFIYEASKAIVHQFQDSFADEMTSHDSAFLALLLTLGTFYIAMSLAGLRRSYFLVPWMREFLADFGPTIALAAMAAIAWWLRDEVALDRLQVQSTFGTTSGRPWLVDFGSVPMWARFAAIGPALLATVLIYLTQNITARLINNPQNKLQKGESYHWDLAISGGLIGVCSLFGLPWLGAATVRSLAHVRALSNVQEVTLRNGTTKEQIVHVNENRLTALAIHLLVAASLLCLPLFKIIPMATLYGIFLFMGVISLRGVQFLERVNLWIMDSAMYPVTHYTRRVPMRTIHLYTLVQVVCLLVLCAVNISPNKILQILFPVFIAFLVPVRALLPLWFREKDLAFLDAGENPDAEETHWL; this is encoded by the coding sequence ATGAAATCGATCCATCTTGCGATCTCAAAAGGTAGCTGCCTATTGAATTTGGCTGGCCGTTCGATGCCAGACATTTTGGAATCCTCGGTCGATTACCTGGTCCAATCAGGTCGCTTGGCAGAAGAACTCCGTGACGTTGTCACCGAGGGACTTCGCAATCGTGAGCAGCAAGATTCGACGGTCATTGGGCATGGCTGTGCGGTTCCTCACATGTACGACGACCGGATCGCCGAGCCGACGCTTCTGTTCGTACGCTTAAGGCACCCCGTCAACCTTGGGGCTCCCGACGGGGTCGCGACTCAGTTTCTGTTTGTCATGATTGGGCCGACCGATCAAACATCGGCTCACCTAGACCTGATGTCGAACATCGCACGTTTGATGTCGGACAACGAATTCGGATACCAAGCGGCTCAAGCCACATCGCAACAAGCGGTTCTGGACGCGATCGAACAGCATGTCGAGCGGCATGAATTGAGGGCTGCGCCCCCGACCCAAGAAATCAGTGCAGGCCTGCGTGTTGGCGGGCGCCCATTTGCAGGGATCGCTGCCGACCTCCGCCGCCGCATCCCCCATTACATCGACGATTTCAAATCGGGGTTTCAAGGCAAATGTGTCGCTTCGATTGTGTTTATGTTCTTTGCTTGCCTTGCACCAGCGGTCACGTTTGGCGGGGTGCTGGGGGACTACACGGGCGGCCAGATCGGCGCGATCGAGATGCTTGTTGCCACCGCCGGCTGCGGGATTTTCTATGCACTTTTTGCCGGACAACCGCTGATCATTCTTGGCGGCGTGGGACAGATACTGATTTTTACAGTGATCCTATTCCGGCTGTGCGAAGACATGGATTTGGCCGATCACTTTCTTGGCGTGTATGGCTGGATCGGGCTTTGGACGGCCCTCTTTACCATCTTGCTGGCGGTGACCAATGCCAGCAACCTGATGAAATATTTCACGCGGTTTACCGATGAAATTTTTTCCGTATTGATGTCGTTGATCTTCATCTACGAAGCAAGCAAAGCGATCGTGCATCAGTTCCAGGACAGCTTTGCAGACGAGATGACTTCCCATGACTCAGCCTTCCTTGCGTTACTGCTAACGCTGGGGACCTTTTATATCGCGATGTCTTTGGCCGGTTTGCGGCGCAGTTATTTCCTGGTTCCCTGGATGCGAGAATTCCTTGCAGACTTTGGTCCGACGATCGCTTTAGCAGCGATGGCGGCAATCGCTTGGTGGTTACGCGATGAGGTAGCCCTCGATCGATTGCAGGTCCAATCCACATTCGGGACGACGTCCGGCCGCCCCTGGCTGGTCGATTTCGGAAGCGTTCCCATGTGGGCAAGATTCGCGGCAATCGGCCCGGCGCTGCTGGCAACGGTCCTGATCTATTTGACTCAGAACATCACTGCACGCCTGATTAACAACCCTCAGAACAAATTGCAAAAGGGTGAATCCTACCACTGGGATTTGGCCATTTCAGGCGGCTTGATCGGAGTCTGTTCGCTGTTTGGACTTCCCTGGCTGGGAGCGGCAACCGTTCGCTCCCTTGCACACGTGCGAGCACTTTCAAACGTTCAAGAAGTGACCCTTCGCAATGGCACCACCAAAGAACAGATCGTGCATGTCAACGAGAACCGTTTGACCGCGTTGGCAATCCACTTGCTGGTCGCCGCATCCTTGCTTTGTTTACCACTCTTCAAAATCATCCCGATGGCAACCCTGTATGGGATCTTTCTGTTCATGGGGGTTATCTCCCTGCGAGGGGTGCAGTTCCTCGAACGGGTTAACCTGTGGATCATGGATAGTGCCATGTACCCGGTGACGCACTACACACGTCGTGTCCCGATGCGAACGATCCATCTTTACACGTTGGTGCAAGTTGTCTGCTTGCTGGTTCTGTGTGCGGTGAATATCAGCCCGAACAAAATCCTACAGATTCTCTTTCCGGTCTTCATTGCCTTTTTGGTACCCGTTCGCGCCCTCCTTCCGCTTTGGTTCCGCGAGAAAGACCTTGCCTTTCTGGATGCGGGAGAGAATCCGGACGCCGAGGAAACCCATTGGCTATAA
- the recA gene encoding recombinase RecA has product MAKKSKTSSTTTRASSRAKAAGTDPKLKALLEREPGLKTTLEQIDNAFGKGAIMPLGANSNLSIPGIPTGSLSLDMALGGQGIPRGRIIEIYGPESSGKTTLALHVCGEAQKEGGIAAIIDAEHAFDPSWAKKLGVELDTLLVSQPSSGEEAMQICEMLVKSNAVDVIVIDSVAALVPKKELEGEIGDSHVGLQARLMSQSMRKLTGAISKSKCAVIFINQIREKIGVMFGSPETTPGGRALKFYCSCRIDVRRTGALKDGEEQVGQRVKAKIVKNKVAPPFRIAEFDMMHSNGISYEGDVLDLGTTHKIVSRSGAWFKLGDTYLGQGKEKARNFLIENPEICEGIRQKVMEVGGFAGPLEDAAGETESAAEDSTADEEAVGNS; this is encoded by the coding sequence ATGGCTAAGAAAAGCAAAACAAGCAGCACCACCACTCGGGCTTCCAGTCGAGCCAAGGCGGCCGGAACGGACCCCAAGCTGAAAGCACTGCTGGAACGAGAACCGGGCTTAAAAACGACCCTCGAGCAGATCGACAACGCCTTTGGCAAAGGGGCAATCATGCCCTTGGGAGCCAATTCGAACCTGTCGATTCCCGGCATTCCGACCGGCTCGCTTAGCCTGGACATGGCCCTTGGCGGTCAAGGGATTCCTCGCGGCCGAATCATCGAAATCTACGGCCCGGAATCGAGCGGTAAAACGACCCTCGCCCTGCACGTCTGCGGCGAGGCCCAAAAAGAGGGAGGAATCGCAGCGATCATCGACGCAGAACACGCGTTTGACCCCAGTTGGGCTAAAAAGCTTGGCGTGGAGCTGGACACATTGCTTGTCAGCCAACCCAGCAGTGGTGAAGAAGCGATGCAGATTTGCGAAATGCTGGTGAAAAGCAACGCGGTCGATGTCATCGTGATTGACTCGGTGGCAGCCCTGGTTCCGAAAAAGGAACTGGAAGGTGAAATCGGAGACAGCCACGTTGGCCTGCAAGCTCGTTTGATGAGCCAATCGATGCGGAAATTGACCGGAGCCATTTCGAAAAGCAAATGTGCGGTCATCTTCATCAACCAAATTCGCGAAAAAATCGGAGTCATGTTCGGCAGTCCCGAAACGACTCCGGGCGGTCGAGCCCTCAAGTTCTACTGCTCTTGCCGAATCGATGTCCGCCGAACGGGGGCCCTGAAAGATGGCGAAGAACAGGTCGGACAGCGGGTCAAAGCGAAAATCGTAAAGAATAAGGTCGCTCCGCCATTCCGGATCGCTGAATTCGACATGATGCACTCCAACGGAATTAGCTACGAAGGAGACGTTCTGGACCTGGGAACCACCCACAAAATCGTCTCTCGCAGTGGAGCTTGGTTCAAACTTGGCGATACCTATCTCGGACAAGGTAAAGAGAAAGCCCGTAATTTCCTTATTGAAAACCCGGAAATCTGTGAAGGCATTCGCCAAAAGGTGATGGAGGTTGGTGGGTTCGCGGGTCCTTTAGAGGATGCGGCAGGTGAAACCGAATCGGCGGCCGAAGATTCGACCGCCGATGAAGAAGCCGTTGGTAACAGCTGA
- a CDS encoding 2Fe-2S iron-sulfur cluster-binding protein, with translation MPKLTVEGVGTFEVAEGKRLVNALIDEAGTDQLHACGGASRCTTCRVEFVEGEPDKQTAAERETLQAREVTEPGVRLSCQILCDHDMTVRLISRLEGSGRKDQGGRPSDEMQPEPQWVSKSEQSS, from the coding sequence GTGCCAAAATTGACCGTCGAAGGCGTAGGGACATTTGAAGTGGCTGAAGGAAAGAGGCTGGTGAACGCTTTGATCGATGAAGCGGGTACCGACCAATTGCATGCTTGTGGCGGTGCCTCGCGATGCACGACCTGCCGCGTTGAATTTGTCGAAGGCGAACCCGACAAACAGACCGCTGCCGAACGGGAAACCTTGCAGGCTCGTGAAGTGACGGAGCCCGGGGTTCGGCTCAGCTGCCAAATCCTCTGCGATCACGATATGACGGTCCGCCTGATCAGCCGCCTGGAAGGGAGTGGCCGCAAAGACCAAGGGGGACGCCCCAGTGATGAAATGCAGCCCGAACCACAGTGGGTATCCAAATCCGAGCAATCTTCATGA
- a CDS encoding succinylglutamate desuccinylase/aspartoacylase family protein, translated as MSEPITSVASLDNLEERVPAGTERFFRLTVSESYNGVMVRLPIVIRRAPNPGPTVCVTAAIHGNEINGTGAIRQLIRESPFELTSGMLIMIPIVNVQGFEAYSRYLPDRRDLNRSFPGSASGSMASRLANKLFTEVVQRCDYGIDLHTASVRRTNFPNVRGDFSVPAIRDMGKAFGCQWMLNSRGPLGSFRREAMRAGVPTIILEAGEVCKVEPSVLAVAVHGVSNVLSHLGMTDQPGAELPPQQIINKTLWVRAERGGFLEFHVSPGEVVRKDQPLATNNSLFGAEHNVLVSPIDAVVIGMTTLPAATPGEPVIHLGQIPTELAKSITSPKIESESDPLHDQAMEDLATNIMVTSREEDVED; from the coding sequence ATGAGTGAACCCATCACTTCGGTAGCCTCGCTAGACAATTTGGAAGAACGGGTGCCCGCTGGCACCGAACGTTTTTTTCGGTTGACGGTTTCCGAAAGTTACAACGGAGTCATGGTCCGCTTGCCGATCGTTATCCGGCGGGCTCCGAATCCCGGTCCCACGGTCTGCGTGACGGCCGCGATCCATGGAAATGAGATCAATGGAACCGGAGCGATCCGCCAATTGATCCGTGAAAGCCCCTTCGAATTGACGTCGGGGATGTTGATCATGATCCCGATTGTCAATGTCCAGGGGTTTGAAGCCTACAGCCGATACCTGCCGGATCGACGTGACCTGAACCGAAGTTTTCCTGGCTCCGCGTCGGGCAGTATGGCTTCTCGTTTGGCAAACAAACTGTTTACCGAAGTCGTTCAGCGGTGCGATTATGGGATCGACCTGCATACCGCATCGGTACGCCGGACCAATTTCCCTAACGTGCGAGGCGATTTCAGTGTCCCCGCCATTCGGGATATGGGAAAAGCCTTTGGGTGTCAGTGGATGCTGAACAGCCGCGGCCCCCTGGGATCCTTTCGCCGTGAAGCGATGCGAGCCGGCGTTCCGACGATCATCCTGGAAGCGGGGGAAGTCTGTAAAGTCGAACCGTCGGTCCTGGCCGTCGCCGTACACGGCGTCAGCAATGTGTTGTCGCATCTGGGAATGACCGATCAGCCGGGCGCAGAACTTCCGCCGCAGCAGATCATCAACAAGACACTTTGGGTGCGAGCGGAACGGGGTGGATTCCTGGAATTCCATGTCTCCCCTGGCGAAGTCGTACGCAAGGACCAACCGTTGGCAACCAATAACAGTCTGTTTGGTGCCGAACATAATGTTTTGGTCTCTCCGATCGATGCGGTGGTTATCGGAATGACTACCCTGCCTGCGGCGACGCCCGGAGAACCGGTGATTCATCTTGGCCAGATTCCGACCGAACTAGCCAAATCGATCACGTCGCCGAAAATTGAATCGGAGTCCGATCCGTTGCACGATCAGGCGATGGAAGATTTGGCGACCAACATCATGGTGACGTCGCGCGAAGAAGATGTCGAAGATTAA
- a CDS encoding D-TA family PLP-dependent enzyme, whose protein sequence is MLSDSDMPKGIDTVPSPALLVDPSIVQSNLQRMLAVVQNQPTRLRPHVKTHKMSTVVKRSVQAGIQKFKAATTAELAMVAKAGGTDCLLAYQPVGPRQNELLEIMKAFPKVRFSAVVDNTQTAEELNTLLVADKQELDVYIDVDCGMHRTGIPWGSGLEQLQHSLAELPALHYQGLHVYDGHLHQSALAERTDAAELILEEIQKALQRYPDSKVIAGGSPTFEFWAQQANQSPVEGRWECSPGTMVFWDRGYGSNYQDMDYGIAAVLLTRVISHPGERLICVDLGHKAVASEMALERRVYFPQLSAATFVGQSEEHLVLETDQAASLPVGTPLIALPTHICPTVALHRQAYLVEDGKVTGETWTVDARDR, encoded by the coding sequence ATGTTGTCAGATTCGGATATGCCAAAAGGCATCGATACGGTCCCCTCCCCTGCCCTGTTGGTCGATCCTTCGATCGTTCAGTCCAATCTGCAGCGGATGTTGGCGGTGGTGCAGAACCAGCCCACTCGCCTCCGTCCGCATGTGAAGACCCACAAGATGTCGACGGTCGTCAAACGGTCGGTGCAAGCGGGGATTCAAAAGTTCAAGGCAGCGACGACCGCCGAATTGGCGATGGTCGCAAAGGCGGGAGGGACCGATTGCTTGCTGGCCTACCAACCGGTCGGCCCCCGGCAAAACGAACTGCTGGAAATTATGAAGGCGTTTCCCAAGGTCCGTTTTTCGGCGGTGGTCGATAATACGCAAACCGCAGAAGAACTAAACACGCTCCTCGTCGCTGACAAACAAGAACTGGATGTCTACATCGATGTCGACTGCGGGATGCACCGCACGGGTATTCCCTGGGGATCCGGTTTGGAGCAACTGCAACACTCGCTAGCGGAACTGCCCGCCCTGCACTATCAAGGCCTGCACGTCTACGACGGGCACCTACATCAGTCAGCGCTCGCGGAACGGACCGATGCCGCGGAGCTGATTTTAGAAGAAATTCAAAAGGCATTGCAGCGCTATCCGGATTCGAAAGTGATCGCCGGCGGATCGCCGACCTTTGAGTTTTGGGCTCAGCAGGCAAACCAGAGCCCCGTCGAGGGACGCTGGGAATGCAGCCCCGGCACCATGGTTTTTTGGGATCGTGGGTATGGGAGCAATTACCAGGACATGGACTACGGTATCGCCGCAGTCCTGCTGACACGCGTGATCAGTCATCCCGGCGAGCGGTTGATCTGCGTCGACCTGGGGCACAAGGCAGTCGCCAGCGAAATGGCGTTGGAGCGACGAGTCTATTTTCCGCAATTGTCCGCTGCCACATTTGTCGGCCAAAGTGAAGAGCACCTAGTGCTGGAAACCGATCAAGCAGCCTCGTTGCCAGTGGGGACACCGTTAATCGCGTTGCCAACACACATCTGTCCAACCGTAGCCTTGCACCGGCAGGCATACTTGGTGGAGGACGGAAAAGTAACCGGCGAAACTTGGACCGTCGACGCCCGAGACCGCTAG
- a CDS encoding tetratricopeptide repeat protein, which produces MSQTERLLSTLEKAFDANPKNLHVAISLTRARLGSGDNKGAETIVRKALSYNEHEPRLHFLLSCILREKPDASEQDLLYHLRRAFTPGDKNYDAQLMHARQVYIMKGHKEAQLFFAELATARVTVSERRKHHFPLDEIFHGRIGNMLATACFIKCDKTHELLFAHETNFLDDSWREVIYDSRVRFKIAFNFRGPVAYDVDFNE; this is translated from the coding sequence TTGAGCCAAACCGAGCGATTGCTGTCGACATTAGAAAAAGCGTTTGATGCCAATCCCAAAAACCTGCACGTTGCGATTAGCCTCACTCGCGCGAGACTCGGTTCTGGAGACAACAAAGGTGCCGAGACCATTGTGCGAAAGGCTCTTTCCTATAACGAACACGAACCCCGATTGCACTTTCTGCTGAGCTGTATCCTGCGAGAAAAGCCGGATGCGAGCGAACAGGATCTCCTTTACCACTTGAGGCGGGCGTTTACTCCCGGCGACAAAAACTATGACGCCCAGCTGATGCATGCCAGGCAGGTGTACATAATGAAGGGGCACAAGGAAGCACAACTTTTTTTTGCTGAATTAGCTACGGCACGTGTTACAGTGTCAGAGCGACGCAAGCATCATTTCCCTTTGGACGAGATATTTCATGGGCGAATCGGAAACATGCTTGCAACCGCGTGCTTCATTAAATGCGACAAGACTCATGAGTTGCTATTTGCCCACGAAACTAATTTTTTAGATGACTCGTGGCGAGAAGTGATCTACGACAGTCGAGTTCGTTTCAAGATCGCTTTCAACTTCCGCGGTCCAGTCGCATATGACGTCGATTTCAATGAGTAG
- a CDS encoding IS3 family transposase: MYPAAASIVQLQIASEREVCDFLSLNRSSFQAWQRSGGSERDESDAALLPIVTAVFRKHKRRYGSRRIVEELKTMDIHCGRRRVSKLMEDAGLRAIQPKSFKPRTTESRHRLGYSPNLLLDLLEPTTFGQLWVGDITYIPVDGIGFGYLATLMDRYSRRIVGWDFRDDMTEQLAVTALQRSIRAVQPSAGLIHHTDRGGQYAGKRYRGILSRASMRQSMSRAGDCYDNAFMESCFGTLKTEMGMAEYLSMAIAKRELTEYIQYYNTDRRHSSLGYLTPTQYEAAA; this comes from the coding sequence ATCTATCCCGCTGCCGCGTCGATTGTCCAGCTGCAGATAGCATCCGAGCGAGAGGTCTGTGATTTCCTATCGCTCAATCGGTCTTCCTTTCAAGCCTGGCAGCGTTCCGGAGGCTCGGAGCGCGATGAGTCTGATGCCGCGTTACTGCCGATCGTCACTGCGGTCTTCCGAAAGCATAAACGCCGCTATGGCAGCCGTCGAATCGTTGAGGAACTGAAGACAATGGACATTCATTGCGGCCGTCGCAGAGTGTCAAAACTCATGGAAGATGCAGGACTTCGCGCGATTCAGCCGAAATCGTTTAAGCCGCGAACCACCGAAAGTCGACATCGGCTTGGGTACAGTCCTAACCTTTTGCTGGATCTGCTAGAACCGACCACCTTTGGTCAACTTTGGGTAGGCGACATTACGTACATTCCCGTCGATGGTATTGGTTTTGGATATCTTGCCACGCTGATGGATCGCTATTCACGCCGGATTGTTGGATGGGATTTCCGCGATGACATGACTGAACAACTCGCTGTGACAGCTCTTCAGCGATCGATTCGAGCTGTGCAGCCTTCGGCAGGATTGATTCACCACACTGACCGTGGTGGCCAATATGCAGGAAAGCGGTATCGTGGAATTCTCTCTCGTGCATCAATGCGACAGAGCATGAGTCGTGCGGGCGACTGCTACGACAATGCATTTATGGAATCATGCTTCGGAACTCTCAAGACTGAAATGGGTATGGCCGAATACCTGAGTATGGCGATCGCAAAACGCGAGTTGACTGAGTACATCCAGTACTACAACACCGATCGCCGACATTCATCTCTCGGCTACCTCACGCCGACACAGTACGAAGCCGCCGCATGA
- a CDS encoding transposase: MLLDGHSAKSVAERLGITCPTIVRRWKQQQLTAAGPVADAMDDRVKELENQLRRVERERDVLKKALIIFGRNE; this comes from the coding sequence ATGCTCCTCGATGGGCACTCCGCAAAGTCGGTGGCAGAACGTCTGGGCATTACCTGCCCAACCATCGTCCGTCGGTGGAAACAGCAGCAGTTGACAGCCGCAGGCCCGGTGGCCGACGCGATGGATGATCGGGTCAAAGAGCTGGAGAATCAGTTGCGTCGCGTCGAGCGGGAGCGCGACGTCTTAAAAAAAGCGTTAATCATTTTCGGCCGCAACGAGTAG
- a CDS encoding SIR2 family protein: protein MSEITNALKNEVESGNAVLFLGAGASMSCQLPNGEKPPTGQGLADILAKEFLSNDYVGFGLEEVAELAISQHNFSKVQNFVADFFNRFQPTPSHLKLASFRWHGIATTNYDLVLERAYEQALNPVQLLKPIYRDGDPIETKLKASNAVAYMKLHGCLSIPNDESLPLILTSDQYEQFRENRNRLFSRLKEWASEFPVLFVGYSLQDKDLRRLLNELDSEMRSSRPRFYLVGPGFRSEQVSLWESKRITAIKMDFDSFVRELDASVGSVFRGIVAASHSEPNNYLNSRLPPGEKFSERAKLFIEADVDVVNDIKSVDTVKPESFYQAADNGWGAIDASLDVRRRITDTILERHVVDQIASSEPPNASFVLLKGHAGSGKSITMKRLAWEIAREFEMPCLFLKELGELTPSAVIEIARAIQEQIVLFVDDVLRVHRELTTLLEYASDAGVHILVVGSVRQSEFNSRRLELEELVDEDYELTYLSEREIRGLLSLLDTHKCLGELEPKSEEERFKEFSEHSGRQLLVALHEATHALSFREIICDEFRGVQPDEARQIYKTICVLYRLKTPVRAGLISRIHGVGFAEFSDRFLAPLERIVRVIGGDNGRDYSYVARHSQIADMVYHDAINDATERLEAVLKCLRFLDLDYSADREAFYQLINHRTVLELSKNRADARLIYDIACEKSSKDAVVIHQQSLYEMKHPSPHLKEAETLLVEAKRLAPNNPTILHSFAELAFNRARNERSPLRKAKYLSEANEACRSLVARSGYTKYSRNTLVKIKMEQLKLALATEDTSDESLARQLKSLETELAKHKREVVPVLGATRKLKIWYDYQPQAPGDHGWPRKQKRDGFTMKTLSERQFKCSSMGTPQSRWQNVWALPAQPSSVGGNSSS, encoded by the coding sequence ATGAGCGAGATTACGAACGCACTAAAAAACGAGGTCGAGTCTGGTAATGCTGTGCTATTTCTGGGTGCTGGAGCATCCATGAGCTGCCAGCTCCCCAACGGCGAGAAACCTCCAACCGGGCAAGGTCTCGCGGATATCCTGGCGAAAGAGTTTTTAAGTAACGATTACGTCGGATTTGGGCTTGAAGAAGTTGCCGAACTCGCGATCAGCCAACATAACTTCAGTAAGGTGCAAAATTTTGTCGCTGACTTTTTCAATCGCTTTCAGCCGACGCCTTCTCATTTGAAGCTAGCTTCCTTTCGTTGGCACGGAATCGCGACGACAAACTACGATTTGGTCCTAGAGCGTGCATATGAACAGGCTTTAAATCCGGTCCAGCTACTGAAGCCGATCTATCGAGACGGAGATCCTATCGAAACAAAGCTGAAAGCGAGCAACGCAGTCGCGTATATGAAGCTTCACGGGTGTCTCTCAATCCCCAACGATGAGAGTCTCCCCCTGATATTGACGTCCGATCAATACGAACAGTTTCGGGAAAATCGCAATCGCCTTTTTTCCCGACTCAAAGAATGGGCATCCGAGTTCCCTGTACTTTTTGTTGGCTACAGTCTCCAGGACAAGGATTTGAGAAGGTTGCTAAATGAGCTCGATTCGGAGATGCGATCAAGCCGCCCGCGTTTTTATCTCGTCGGCCCTGGTTTTCGCAGCGAGCAAGTAAGTCTTTGGGAATCGAAAAGAATAACCGCCATTAAAATGGACTTCGACTCCTTCGTGCGCGAGCTTGATGCGAGCGTCGGGTCAGTTTTTCGAGGGATAGTCGCCGCGTCCCACTCAGAACCGAACAACTACTTAAATTCACGACTTCCTCCAGGAGAGAAATTCTCTGAACGCGCAAAGCTTTTCATAGAAGCTGACGTCGATGTCGTTAACGACATCAAGTCCGTCGATACGGTAAAACCAGAGAGCTTTTACCAAGCCGCCGATAACGGTTGGGGGGCCATTGACGCATCGCTAGATGTGCGAAGACGAATTACGGACACGATTCTCGAACGGCATGTTGTAGACCAAATAGCTTCGTCTGAACCCCCAAATGCATCATTCGTTCTGCTAAAAGGGCATGCTGGATCAGGCAAGTCCATCACAATGAAAAGGCTTGCCTGGGAGATCGCACGTGAATTTGAGATGCCGTGTCTGTTCTTGAAAGAGCTTGGAGAGCTAACTCCTAGTGCGGTCATCGAAATCGCTCGAGCAATTCAAGAGCAAATTGTACTCTTTGTCGATGATGTATTGCGTGTGCATCGTGAGCTAACCACTTTGCTTGAGTATGCCTCGGATGCAGGGGTTCACATACTCGTGGTCGGTAGCGTTCGCCAGAGTGAGTTCAACTCACGACGTCTTGAGCTTGAGGAACTAGTCGATGAAGATTACGAACTCACCTACCTTTCTGAGCGAGAAATACGAGGCTTGCTATCGTTGCTTGATACACATAAGTGTTTGGGGGAGTTAGAGCCAAAATCCGAGGAAGAGCGTTTCAAGGAGTTCAGCGAACACTCTGGACGACAGCTTCTTGTCGCTTTGCATGAGGCAACTCACGCTCTCAGCTTTCGTGAAATAATCTGTGACGAGTTCCGAGGAGTGCAACCGGACGAAGCACGCCAAATTTACAAGACAATCTGTGTTCTCTACCGTTTGAAGACACCAGTCAGGGCGGGACTGATTTCCCGAATACACGGCGTGGGATTCGCCGAATTCTCCGATAGGTTCCTCGCTCCCCTGGAACGCATTGTGCGTGTCATCGGTGGCGACAATGGCAGGGATTATTCTTACGTAGCTCGGCATTCGCAAATCGCTGACATGGTCTATCACGACGCGATCAACGACGCCACTGAACGTCTTGAGGCTGTGCTGAAGTGCCTTCGTTTTCTTGATCTGGACTATTCGGCAGATCGAGAGGCCTTCTACCAACTCATAAACCATCGCACTGTTCTGGAGCTCTCGAAGAACAGAGCAGACGCAAGGTTGATCTATGACATTGCCTGTGAGAAATCCTCGAAAGATGCAGTCGTAATTCATCAGCAGTCGCTGTACGAGATGAAGCATCCGTCACCACATCTAAAAGAGGCAGAGACATTGCTTGTTGAAGCCAAGAGGCTCGCCCCCAATAATCCGACGATACTTCACAGTTTTGCCGAGTTAGCATTCAATCGAGCGCGGAATGAGCGATCACCGTTGCGCAAGGCTAAATACCTTTCAGAAGCAAATGAAGCATGTCGGTCTCTTGTCGCCCGCTCTGGGTACACCAAATACTCACGCAACACGCTAGTCAAAATAAAGATGGAGCAGTTGAAGCTTGCCTTAGCCACCGAAGATACGTCTGACGAATCCTTGGCGAGACAGCTCAAGTCACTTGAGACCGAACTTGCCAAACACAAGCGTGAGGTGGTGCCGGTTTTGGGGGCCACCAGGAAGCTAAAAATTTGGTATGACTATCAACCACAAGCTCCTGGGGATCATGGATGGCCAAGAAAGCAAAAACGCGACGGGTTTACGATGAAGACTTTAAGCGAGAGGCAGTTCAAATGCTCCTCGATGGGCACTCCGCAAAGTCGGTGGCAGAACGTCTGGGCATTACCTGCCCAACCATCGTCCGTCGGTGGAAACAGCAGCAGTTGA
- a CDS encoding TMEM14 family protein, whose translation MDFPVIVTAIFGAFVVFGGVMGYVKAASRASLIAGSITGGLLLLSAFLISRGSTAGTILGLAVSLLLLSQFAPSLLKKFKVMPNLLMVVLGCITVGTLIFSFFK comes from the coding sequence GTGGATTTTCCCGTAATCGTGACAGCCATCTTTGGAGCTTTTGTCGTCTTTGGAGGAGTCATGGGCTATGTCAAAGCGGCAAGCAGGGCGTCTTTGATCGCGGGCAGCATCACTGGCGGACTCCTTCTGCTCTCCGCGTTTCTAATTTCGAGAGGCAGCACCGCAGGGACCATTCTAGGGTTGGCTGTTTCGCTGCTGTTGCTTAGCCAGTTTGCCCCTTCACTGCTGAAGAAGTTCAAGGTAATGCCAAACCTGTTGATGGTCGTCTTGGGATGCATCACCGTCGGCACGCTGATTTTCAGTTTTTTCAAATAG